The following are encoded together in the Acanthochromis polyacanthus isolate Apoly-LR-REF ecotype Palm Island chromosome 14, KAUST_Apoly_ChrSc, whole genome shotgun sequence genome:
- the map3k19 gene encoding uncharacterized protein map3k19, whose product MEERKKKENEDEMQKRKLEEEREDMVLVESCKPQMELQASNTEDDEEEGSTALITACRKGFTEVAQRLLRTGADMTLCNHRQQTALHVSSPELQGKLVRWMSRPHLPLQAQLLQAAWQGDLHSVQHLLTQTDSVDVNIPNSDGVTAVMLAVRDIDLFEGIATQLPWEHRPVEVMKELLGLSADLQPRDHNGCSALHYAAHINSCLTEEIIHILVEALNHTDAVPVSPLVHDKHSCQDLDSEFGDSDIEVDIESLYPHQSTAASPMLTPSHQHHFVLYSHDGEVLEPPPCPPLSDHHKALSQDKGIPHCFQNAMETLRDIKQAYQNTGRGNSRGMSLPSLSNSSRLWGHGDAAPTPGLLNTRTSCQPVPPTHRHRTRSMVAASPSSHSLLSVEPSQLSQSAPSVMEPLLCPNTVMQARAHIQSRLASQNTINEQKGFLPVLRTPKLLAPLDGRPRATTVLKQRVPLKPISQSPLCSRTRLRRERLSWGSGPPTTKAGSEESGSSGSSSSQSSIDLEDEDDDRDTHERHYEDRNLNLFGNRLLHHSKDVNSSEADLVGETRLHFKAEPRMSHVPLSHRSAHNLEGALIQHTSGPLSTEKAMNSHCEGKITNMNNTKESVHNEASKTHNCAHKGECVNNEVPIMTENNVDYTAESESEMSHRIIFTVTDDQDDATVSSEQHLKQNKRDFCDEKTQFDKPIDCSTVDAKLKTRAAVGKTQLIPAAVTLNLSDVDTKRDEKMFKASKPGPNKEKRTSMNCDLRANNQTNQSFNIQANKDRSTPCWNKSKSNLRYASVSTQVKDKTRKSPELAVSRDATVTKVKSKIKSVKGAHCNTSTPSPRKKLIDHPQCKRTNPEKLSSKRAQQHIPVRELRSAQQLKKSCVGGKTPRSKSAVDLITYKDMFQQIQSGNEGPAIYEMFAGPIYDNLRVSSSCEKVERPVQFSPSKKTNQNHKVKHRSLKPGQSKLRRSPGEAMVVSAKSKAKSVSSRMKPHLTPVSNKDTFQTENTPKLEAELALPKDVDICHTSAEDKDEGHMLSTIEEALSRYESETLICDGKTLTTPTASPHAKDYSNMNKQETTVNSSTGNQPVPEPVSSQSPQHPKINTWTSSSSSGHAFMSPVYQKFLEEAGDGPLTDELLQCLAEELISLDERDVSVGPLPDHLEHSGKESSNEDDAESRLNAFPEVVPGDSCALLGSGLVVDGTITWTKGEVLGRGAYGTVYCGLTSQGKLIAVKQVSLDSSDPDAAKKEYSRLQGEVELLKTLSHINIVGFLGTSLHQHVVSIFMEYIPGGSIASILHRFGPLPERVLALYTHQILKGVAYLHLNRVIHRDLKGNNVMLMPTGVIKLIDFGCARRLSCLNYTASNSGDLLKSVHGTPYWMAPEVINETGYGRKSDIWSVGCTVFEMATGKPPLAHMDKMAALFYIGAQRGLMPSLPDSFSDNAKDFVNNCLTSDQGLRPSAEQLLKHSFIPKNETNMSSWEMQKNCCGHPLGRCG is encoded by the exons atggaggagaggaagaagaaagagaatgAAGATGAGATGCAGAAAAGGAAgctggaggaggaaagagaagaCATGGTTTTGGTAGAGAGTTGTAAACCACAGATGGAGCTGCAGGCGTCCAACACTGAGGATGACGAGGAAGAAGGAAGCACTGCTCTTATCACAGCGTGCCGTAAGGGCTTTACTGAG GTGGCGCAGCGGCTGCTGAGGACTGGGGCTGATATGACGCTGTGTAaccacagacagcaaacagcGCTTCACGTCAGTTCACCTGAGCTCCAGGGGAAACTGGTGAGGTGGATGTCAAGGCCTCATCTGCCCCTTCAGgcacagctgctgcaggctgCCTGGCAGGGAGACCTGCACTCTGTTCAGCACCTGTTG acTCAGACCGACAGTGTGGATGTGAATATTCCAAACAGCGACGGTGTGACAGCTGTGATGCTCGCCGTCAGGGACATTGACCTTTTTGAGGGCATAGCGACACAGTTGCCATGGGAGCACAGACCTGTGGAAGTGATGAAGGAACTGCTGGGACTCTCAGC TGATCTTCAGCCACGAGACCACAACGGCTGCTCTGCTCTCCACTATGCTGCTCACATCAACAGCTGTCTGACAGAGGAGATCATTCATATTCTGGTGGAGGCCCTCAatcacacag ATGCTGTCCCTGTGTCACCCTTGGTCCATGACAAACACTCATGCCAGGATCTGGACTCAGAGTTTGGAGATTCAGACATAGAGGTGGACATTGAGAGCCTTTATCCTCATCAGTCGACAGCAGCCTCTCCCATGCTGACACCGAGCCATCAGCACCACTTTGTTCTGTACAGCCACGATGGG GAAGTACTGGAGCCTCCACCGTGTCCTCCTCTATCTGACCATCACAAAGCTCTCAGCCAAG ATAAGGGGATCCCCCACTGTTTCCAAAATGCCATGGAAACACTGAGAGACATCAAGCAAGCCTATCAGAACACAGGGAGGGGGAACAG CAGAGGTATGTCTCTGCCCAGTTtgagcaacagcagcagactCTGGGGTCATGGAGATGCTGCTCCGACACCTGGCTTGTTAAACACCAGGACGTCCTGCCAGCCGGTGCCTCCCACACACAG ACACAGAACCAGAAGTATGGTTGCTGCCTCTCCATCCTCTCACAGTCTGCTGTCTGTGGAGCCCAGCCAGCTCAGCCAATCAGCCCCCAGCGTCATGGAACCACTGCTGTGTCCAAACACGGTGATGCAGGCCAGAGCACACATCCAGAGCC GACTGGCTTCTCAGAATACCATAAATGAACAAAAG GGTTTCTTACCAGTTCTGCGAACTCCCAAGCTCCTGGCACCCCTGGATGGTCGACCCAGAGCCACCACAGTACTAAAGCAACGTGTTCCCCTGAAGCCCATCAGTCAGAGCCCCCTCTGCTCCAGGACCCGGCTGAGGAGAGAGAGGCTGTCCTGGGGCAGCGGCCCTCCAACCACCAAGGCTGGCAGTGAAGAAAGTGGGtccagcggcagcagcagcagccagagtTCCATCGACctggaggatgaggatgatgacaGAGATACACATGAGAGACATTACGAAGACAGAAATCTGAATTTGTTTGGAAACAGATTGTTGCACCATTCGAAGGATGTAAACTCCTCTGAAGCTGATCTGGTTGGGGAGACAAGGCTGCATTTCAAAGCTGAGCCAAGGATGAGTCATGTTCCACTGAGCCACAGGTCAGCACATAACCTGGAGGGAGCCCTCATCCAACATACAAGTGGTCCTCTCAGCACTGAAAAAGCTATGAACTCCCACTGTGAAGGCAAAATAACCAATATGAATAATACAAAAGAGTCTGTTCACAATGAGGCCTCAAAAACCCATAACTGTGCCCACAAAGGAGAGTGTGTGAATAATGAAGTACCTATCATGACAGAGAACAATGTGGactacacagcagagtctgagtCTGAGATGAGCCACAGAATTATATTTACTGTGACTGATGACCAAGATGATGCCACTGTGAGCTCTGAGCAGCATCTAAAACAGAATAAGAGGGATTTTTGTGATGAAAAAACTCAGTTTGACAAACCTATTGATTGTAGTACAGTGGATGCAAAGTTAAAAACCAGAGCTGCTGTGGGGAAAACTCAGTTGATTCCTGCAGCTGTAACTCTAAATCTGTCCGATGTGGATACCAAAAGAGACgagaaaatgtttaaagccTCAAAGCCTGGCCCGAACAAGGAGAAGCGAACCAGCATGAACTGTGACCTGAGAGCAAATAATCAAACTAACCAGTCCTTTAACATACAAGCAAATAAAGATCGAAGCACCCCCTGCTGGAACAAGTCCAAAAGCAACCTCAGGTACGCCTCAGTTTCCACTCAAGTCAAAGATAAAACCAGGAAAAGCCCCGAGCTAGCTGTTAGCAGAGACGCCACTGTAACTAAAGTCAAATCAAAGATTAAATCTGTTAAAGGCGCTCACTGTAACACCAGCACACCATCACCACGAAAGAAGCTGATTGATCATCCacagtgcaaaagaacaaatcCTGAAAAGTTAAGCAGCAAGAGAGCTCAACAGCACATACCAGTGAGGGAGCTGAGAAGTGCCCAGCAGCTGAAGAAATCCTGTGTAGGCGGGAAAACACCAAGATCTAAATCTGCTGTGGACTTAATCACCTACAAAGACATGTTTCAGCAGATACAGAGTGGGAACGAAGGCCCAGCCATCTATGAGATGTTTGCTGGTCCCATCTACGACAACCTCCGAGTTTCCAGCTCCTGTGAGAAAGTGGAGAGACCAGTGCAGTTTTCTCCATCAAAGAAGACAAACCAGAACCATAAAGTCAAACACAGGTCACTGAAACCAGGACAGAGTAAGCTGAGGAGAAGCCCAGGGGAGGCGATGGTGGTTTCAgctaaaagcaaagcaaagtcTGTGTCGTCCAGGATGAAACCTCACCTCACACCGGTGTCAAACAAGGACACCTTCCAAACAGAGAATACTCCTAAACTAGAGGCTGAATTAGCTCTTCCAAAGGATGTGGACATCTGTCATACCAGTGCTGAAGACAAGGATGAGGGTCACATGTTGTCTACCATAGAGGAGGCTCTGTCTAGATACGAGTCTGAAACATTAATTTGTGATGGCAAAACTCTGACTACACCAACGGCTTCTCCCCACGCTAAAGATTATAGCAACATGAATAAACAAGAAACAACTGTAAATTCATCAACAGGAAACCAACCAGTTCCTGAGCCCGTCTCATCTCAAAGCCCTCAACACCCAAAGATCAACACGTGGACGTCTTCTAGCAGCAGCGGCCACGCCTTTATGTCACCAGTTTACCAGAAGTTTCTGGAGGAGGCGGGGGACGGGCCGCTTACAGATGAACTGCTGCAGTGTCTGGCAGAGGAGCTGATCTCATTGGATGAGAGGGATGTATCTGTAGGCCCACTTCCTGATCACCTGGAACACAGCGGAAAGGAGTCCAGCAATGAAGATGATGCTGAGTCCAGATTAAATGCGTTTCCTGAG GTTGTTCCAGGGGACAGCTGTGCTCTACTTGGCTCTGGATTGGTTGTAGATGGCACCATCACATGGACAAAGGGTGAAGTACTCGGCCGAGGCGCCTATGGAACA GTGTACTGTGGCCTGACCAGTCAGGGCAAGCTGATCGCCGTGAAGCAGGTGAGCCTGGATTCCTCTGACCCCGATGCTGCAAAGAAGGAGTACAGTCGTCTGCAGGGGGAGGTGGAGCTGCTTAAAACTCTTAGTCACATCAACATTGTAGGCTTCCTGGGGACCTCACTTCATCAGCACGTGGTTTCGATCTTCATGGAGTACATCCCAGGAGGATCCATCGCCAGTATCCTTCACAG ATTTGGTCCGCTGCCAGAGCGAGTCCTGGCTCTATACACCCATCAGATCCTGAAGGGGGTGGCCTACCTTCACCTGAACAGGGTGATTCATCGGGACTTGAAGGGAAACAACGTCATGCTGATGCCGACTGGTGTCATCAAGCTCATAGACTTTGGTTGTGCACGACGTCTGAGCTGCTTAAACTACACGGCTTCCAACAGTGGAGACCTGCTCAAGTCTGTCCATGGCACACCGTACTGGATGGCACCAGAG GTTATCAATGAGACAGGATATGGCAGGAAGTCAGACATATGGAGTGTGGGTTGCACAGTGTTTGAAATGGCAACAGGGAAACCACCACTGGCACACATGGACAAGATGGCTGCCCTGTTTTACATCGGGGCTCAGAGAGGGTTGATGCCCTCCTTACCGGACAGCTTTTCAGATAACGCCAAGGATTTCGTAAATAACTGCTTGACAAG TGACCAGGGACTACGTCCATCAGCTGAACAGCTGCTAAAGCATTCATTCATCCCCAAAAATGAGACTAACATGAGCTCTTGGGAAATGCAGAAGAACTGCTGTGGTCACCCACTGGGACGGTGTGGTTGA